Proteins encoded within one genomic window of Stigmatella aurantiaca:
- a CDS encoding GGDEF domain-containing protein: MPRRSFDGGTVGEKPFALLVVDDSRSTAAKLVQSLTPEGFVLRVVPPAPEVPGLASEVDLVILCLGPETPADLSLVRRFMDVEAPGRGAPVLVVAPQEARATRLEVLRLGMEVVAEPWDTEELRARIHRCFSNHHTLSTLAAQVMELQHLSVLDGLTQLHNHRYFQERLREEFRRAQRYDDALCLILLDLDFFKDVNDRYGHPVGDTVLVEVARILQQSVRETDIVARYGGEEFAVLLPRTHLAGAITVAERVWKGVASQPMGEGGALRMTASLGVSGFPHRTVLTPEQLLLTADEALYRAKREGRNRVCLHSPIPLHSASRGWESKRVDEK, translated from the coding sequence TTGCCGCGCCGTTCATTCGATGGGGGCACCGTGGGAGAGAAGCCCTTCGCCTTGCTGGTGGTGGATGATTCCCGGTCGACGGCGGCGAAGCTGGTCCAGAGCCTGACGCCCGAGGGCTTCGTGCTGCGCGTGGTGCCCCCGGCCCCCGAGGTGCCGGGGCTGGCCTCCGAGGTGGATCTCGTCATCCTCTGCCTGGGCCCGGAGACGCCAGCGGACCTGTCCCTGGTGCGCCGCTTCATGGATGTGGAGGCGCCGGGCCGCGGTGCGCCCGTGCTCGTGGTGGCCCCTCAGGAGGCCCGCGCCACACGGCTGGAAGTGCTCCGGCTGGGCATGGAGGTGGTGGCGGAACCTTGGGACACCGAGGAACTGCGGGCCCGCATCCACCGTTGCTTCTCCAACCACCACACGCTCTCGACGCTGGCCGCGCAGGTGATGGAGCTGCAGCACCTCTCGGTGCTCGATGGGCTCACCCAGCTGCACAACCACCGCTACTTCCAGGAGCGGCTGCGCGAGGAGTTCCGCCGCGCCCAGCGCTACGACGATGCGCTGTGCCTCATCCTCCTGGACCTGGACTTCTTCAAGGACGTGAATGACCGCTACGGGCACCCGGTGGGGGACACCGTGCTGGTGGAGGTGGCGCGCATCCTCCAGCAGAGCGTGCGCGAGACGGACATCGTCGCCCGCTACGGGGGCGAGGAGTTCGCCGTGCTCTTGCCGCGCACCCACCTGGCGGGTGCCATCACCGTGGCCGAGCGGGTATGGAAAGGTGTGGCCAGCCAGCCCATGGGGGAGGGCGGCGCGCTGCGGATGACGGCCTCCCTGGGGGTGTCCGGTTTCCCCCACCGCACCGTGCTCACCCCGGAGCAGTTGCTGCTGACCGCCGACGAGGCCCTGTACCGGGCCAAGCGCGAGGGCCGCAACAGGGTCTGTCTGCACTCACCCATTCCGCTTCACTCCGCGTCCAGGGGATGGGAATCTAAGCGTGTTGACGAGAAATGA
- a CDS encoding glycosyltransferase family 2 protein, producing MGTYPSISLFLPAWNEEDYVERAVTRALDVLPRLTSDFEIIVVNDASTDRTQEIAESLAERIPQLRVITHETNLKLGGAMRTGLSASTKDIVVYTDIDLPWDLRELERALHLMDYLEADMICAFRFDRTSEGPKRIIYSFVYNLLIRSLFDINIKDVNFSFKVMHRRVLESMELRSMGSFIDAELVVKAIRKGFRVFQMGVDYFPRTRGVSTLASPSVILKMVRELVDLYPETLKPQQPVKPVRLPPSVAALHPAPQAKRRTHG from the coding sequence GTGGGCACCTACCCCAGCATCAGCCTCTTCCTTCCCGCGTGGAACGAGGAGGACTACGTCGAGCGCGCCGTCACCCGCGCGTTGGATGTCCTTCCCCGGCTCACCAGCGACTTCGAGATCATCGTCGTCAACGACGCGTCCACGGACCGGACCCAGGAGATCGCCGAGTCCCTGGCCGAGCGGATTCCCCAGCTCCGCGTCATCACCCACGAGACGAACCTGAAGCTGGGCGGGGCGATGCGCACGGGGCTGTCGGCCTCCACCAAGGACATCGTCGTCTACACGGACATCGACCTGCCGTGGGACTTGCGGGAGCTGGAGCGGGCGCTGCACCTGATGGACTACCTGGAGGCGGACATGATCTGCGCCTTCCGGTTCGACCGCACGAGCGAGGGCCCCAAGCGCATCATCTACTCGTTCGTCTACAACCTGCTCATCCGCTCGCTCTTCGACATCAACATCAAGGACGTGAACTTCAGCTTCAAGGTCATGCACCGGCGGGTGCTGGAGTCGATGGAGCTGCGGAGCATGGGCTCGTTCATCGACGCGGAGCTGGTGGTGAAGGCCATCCGCAAGGGCTTCCGGGTCTTCCAGATGGGCGTGGACTACTTCCCGCGCACCCGGGGCGTGTCCACGCTGGCCTCGCCCTCGGTCATCCTGAAGATGGTGCGCGAGCTGGTGGACCTGTACCCCGAGACGCTCAAGCCCCAGCAGCCCGTGAAGCCCGTGCGCCTGCCCCCCTCCGTGGCCGCGCTGCACCCGGCCCCGCAGGCCAAGCGCCGCACCCACGGCTAA